A DNA window from Nycticebus coucang isolate mNycCou1 chromosome 1, mNycCou1.pri, whole genome shotgun sequence contains the following coding sequences:
- the GLRX gene encoding glutaredoxin-1 yields MAQEFVNSKIQPRKVVVFIKPTCPYCRRTQEILCQLPLKQGFMEFVDITATSYTDEIQDYLQQLTGARTVPRVFIGKECIGGCSDLITMQERGELVPRLRQIGALQ; encoded by the exons ATGGCTCAAGAATTTGTGAACAGCAAAATTCAGCCTAGGAAGGTGGTTGTGTTCATCAAACCCACTTGCCCCTACTGCAGGAGGACCCAAGAGATCCTCTGTCAGCTGCCCCTCAAACAGGGGTTTATGGAATTTGTCGATATCACAGCCACTAGCTACACAGATGAGATTCAAGATTATTTGCAACAGCTCACAGGAGCAAGAACG gtGCCCCGAGTCTTCATTGGTAAAGAATGTATAGGTGGATGCAGTGACCTCATAACCATGCAAGAGCGTGGGGAGCTGGTGCCCCGCCTCCGGCAGATCGGAGCTCTGCAATAG